GAGGGTGCGGGCTTCTTCGCTACCTCACTTGAGAAGGTAGTCGGCATTGCCCGCGCCAATTCCTTGTGGCCTTTGCCCTTTGCTACCTCGTGCTGCGGCATCGAGTTCATGGCGACGATGGGCGCGCACTACGATATCTCGCGCTTTGGCTCCGAGCGTCCCAGCTTCTCGCCCCGCCAGGCCGACCTGCTGATGGTAATGGGCACTATCGCCAAGAAGATGGCCCCCATCGTGAAGCAGGTGTACGAGCAAATGGCCGAGCCCCGCTGGGTGCTGGCCATGGG
The genomic region above belongs to Hymenobacter sp. BRD128 and contains:
- a CDS encoding NADH-quinone oxidoreductase subunit B, with protein sequence MRAGPEGIEGAGFFATSLEKVVGIARANSLWPLPFATSCCGIEFMATMGAHYDISRFGSERPSFSPRQADLLMVMGTIAKKMAPIVKQVYEQMAEPRWVLAMGACACSGGIFDSYSVLQGIDRIIPVDVYIPGCPPRPEQVLDGLMRVQDLAKNESIRRRNSPEYQALLASYNIK